A stretch of the Salminus brasiliensis chromosome 23, fSalBra1.hap2, whole genome shotgun sequence genome encodes the following:
- the LOC140546049 gene encoding teashirt homolog 1-like, giving the protein MPRRKQQEPRRAAAYVPKVEIKGVTFDEETLQDDGLSLDSQEAEYLCNEEEEEDEEDSVKGFFTPQNSPLSNGTNPDAGYASPLSDASDQIADHKSTSSKEEKEEVPSCMGNGDALQDSLAQMKAVYANLISDASWSRFAVDIIKTKPVSSSNVKNHTPSTTPPDATDTTDNSNHSQKSSAVNSLNGIAGSTITLVNSCISNNSNSSASNGGSMSYDWHQAALAKTLQQTPYHLLPEPNLFSTVQLYRQNNKLYGSVFTGASKFRCKDCSAAYDTLVGLTVHMNETGHYRDNNKDQEEDGGKCWSKPRKRSLMEMESKEDAQKVLKCMYCGHSFESLQDLSVHMIKTKHYQKVPLKEPVPALATKLAPAAKKRSLQDTLNSPCSPESNTGSSGAMSEFGKDGKGTTNPYVTPNNRYGYQNGASYTWQFEARKSQILKCMECGSSHDTLQQLTAHMMVTGHFLKVTNTASKKGKHLVFDPVIEEKVQSIPLPPTTTRLPVPSLKSLCVSPALSADSDGKKETEETKIKFSELVGKRIKEEKETNEKVDMDFVSYKYLREEDIEESPKGGMDILKSLENTVSSAISKAQTGTPTWGGYPSIHAAYQLQGSMKSSLLPPTVQSVPVQPAFNSGLRTLVADPEAVIYPPHSPSLPSTLRNNVSAMEDLVEKVTGKVSIKKEKEEWMVNAEPACVSKSLSPVLMEKSDTGETVRSHSSNKTDRDVVFKIEPKDTLVESHNDTKNGIESCRSLLTSCNSLEIITDHSPERPFLSPLSALQSVMNTHLSKASKPVNPSSDRLSVSCKISNNVMDKPMYYSSSKQNESHKTYFYEDNDQPMDLRKSKSKSNDGTYSNTSSHPVVSHNVNGSRSFNQGIPFIPASSVRENALMDISDMVKSLTDHLAPKSSTPSSISEKSDADGSVFEDTLEDLSSLQKRKGRQSNWNPLHLLILQAQFASSLRETPEGRYAMTDLDPQERVHICKFTGLSMTTISHWLANVKYQLRRTGGTKFLKNMDTSQPVFLCGDCASQFRTPSSYISHLETHLGFSLKDLSKLSVHHLLEQQAVSKVIMDKVPYGSPLLNLTSLDEDLSPGSIYQCRLCNRTFVSKHAIKLHLSKTHGKSPEDHLMFVTTLEKIAKSNNEATE; this is encoded by the exons ATGCCGAGGAGAAAACAGCAGGAGCCGCGGAGAGCTGCAG ccTATGTGCCAAAGGTTGAGATTAAGGGAGTCACCTTTGATGAGGAGACTCTTCAAGATGATGGGCTCTCATTGGACAGCCAAGAGGCAGAGTACCTATGtaacgaggaggaggaggaagatgaagaagacagcGTAAAAGGCTTTTTTACCCCTCAAAACTCCCCCCTCAGCAATGGCACAAATCCAGATGCTGGCTATGCCTCCCCGCTCAGTGATGCAAGCGATCAAATTGCTGATCATAAGAGCACCTCTtccaaagaagaaaaggaagaggtGCCCAGCTGTATGGGCAATGGGGACGCCCTGCAGGACAGCTTGGCACAGATGAAAGCTGTCTATGCGAACCTGATTTCTGATGCCTCCTGGTCTAGATTTGCGGTGGATATTATTAAAACTAAGCCAGTGTCCTCCAGCAATGTCAAGAACCACACACCCAGCACCACACCTCCTGATGCCACTGACACCACCGACAATAGCAACCACAGTCAAAAGAGCTCTGCTGTCAACAGCCTTAATGGAATTGCAGGCAGCACCATCACCCTAGTCAACAGCTGTATCAgtaacaacagcaacagcagtgcAAGTAATGGTGGTAGTATGTCTTATGATTGGCATCAGGCTGCTTTAGCCAAAACACTCCAACAAACCCCTTACCACTTATTGCCAGAACCCAATCTATTCAGCACAGTCCAACTATACCGGCAAAACAACAAGCTCTATGGCTCGGTTTTCACTGGTGCTAGCAAGTTCAGATGCAAAGACTGCAGTGCAGCATACGACACGCTAGTCGGGCTTACCGTGCACATGAACGAGACTGGCCATTATCGTGATAACAACAAGGACCAGGAGGAAGATGGAGGCAAGTGCTGGTCAAAGCCCCGCAAACGCTCCTTGATGGAAATGGAAAGCAAAGAGGATGCCCAGAAAGTGTTAAAGTGCATGTACTGTGGCCACTCCTTTGAGTCTTTACAGGACTTAAGCGTCCATATGATCAAGACTAAGCATTATCAGAAAGTGCCTCTCAAAGAACCAGTGCCAGCCCTGGCCACCAAGCTGGCGCCAGCAGCCAAAAAACGATCCCTTCAGGACACTTTAAATTCCCCGTGCTCCCCAGAGTCAAACACAGGTTCCAGTGGAGCTATGTCAGAGTTTGGAAAAGATGGTAAAGGAACTACAAACCCTTATGTGACACCCAACAATCGCTATGGATATCAGAATGGAGCCAGCTACACGTGGCAGTTTGAGGCACGCAAGTCGCAGATTCTGAAGTGCATGGAGTGTGGCAGCTCTCATGATACTCTGCAGCAGCTGACCGCCCACATGATGGTCACAGGCCACTTTCTTAAGGTCACAAACACAGCCTCCAAGAAGGGAAAGCACCTGGTGTTTGATCCAGTAATAGAAGAGAAGGTCCAGTCAATCCCATTACCACCAACGACAACCAGGTTGCCTGTACCCAGCCTtaagtctctgtgtgtgtctcctgCACTGTCGGCTGACTCTGATGGTAAGAAGGAGACTGAGGAGACTAAGATTAAGTTTAGTGAACTTGTGGGGAAAAGGAtcaaggaggagaaagagactaACGAGAAGGTGGACATGGACTTTGTGTCATACAAGTATCTCAGAGAAGAAGACATTGAGGAGAGTCCCAAAGGTGGGATGGACATCCTCAAGTCTTTAGAGAACACAGTGTCTAGTGCCATCAGCAAGGCCCAAACAGGAACACCGACATGGGGAGGGTACCCCAGCATCCATGCAGCTTATCAACTCCAAGGATCTATGAAATCCTCCTTACTTCCCCCAACTGTTCAAAGTGTACCTGTCCAGCCAGCCTTTAACAGTGGCCTCCGAACCCTAGTTGCTGACCCTGAAGCAGTAATATACCCTCCACACAGTCCTTCATTACCCTCAACCCTCAGGAACAATGTATCTGCAATGGAGGATCTGGTGGAGAAGGTTACAGGAAAGGTCTcaataaagaaagagaaggaggaatGGATGGTGAATGCTGAGCCggcatgtgtatccaaatcattgTCACCAGTACTGATGGAGAAGAGCGATACTGGAGAAACAGTAAGGAGTCACAGTTCGAATAAGACGGATAGAGATGTTGTATTTAAAATAGAGCCTAAAGACACTTTAGTAGAAAGTCATAATGATACCAAAAATGGCATAGAATCATGCAGGTCACTCCTTACTAGTTGCAACAGTCTAGAAATCATCACTGATCATTCACCTGAGAGGCCTTTTCTCAGTCCCCTTAGTGCACTGCAGTCAGTCATGAATACCCACTTGAGCAAAGCCTCCAAACCGGTCAACCCTTCCTCTGATCGTCTTTCAGTGTCATGCAAGATCAGCAATAACGTGATGGACAAGCCTATGTACTATTCCTCTTCTAAGCAAAATGAGTCTCACAAGACCTATTTCTATGAGGACAATGATCAGCCTATGGATTTGAGAAAATCTAAAAGCAAGAGCAATGATGGCACTTACAGCAATACCAGCAGTCACCCAGTAGTTAGCCATAATGTTAATGGATCTAGGTCTTTTAACCAGGGCATACCTTTCATCCCTGCATCTTCCGTGCGAGAGAATGCACTGATGGACATCTCAGATATGGTAAAGAGCCTCACTGACCACCTCGCTCCGAAATCCTCCACTCCCTCATCCATTTCAGAGAAGTCGGATGCAGATGGCAGTGTGTTTGAGGATACGCTGGAAGACCTGTCCTCTTTGCAAAAGCGGAAAGGTCGTCAGTCTAACTGGAACCCTCTGCACCTGCTGATCCTCCAGGCCCAGTTTGCCTCAAGCTTGAGGGAGACTCCAGAGGGCCGCTATGCCATGACAGACCTGGATCCTCAGGAGCGTGTGCACATATGCAAATTTACCGGCCTCTCAATGACTACCATCTCCCACTGGCTGGCCAATGTGAAGTACCAGCTGAGGAGAACTGGTGGAACCAAGTTCCTGAAGAACATGGACACCAGCCAGCCTGTGTTTCTATGTGGGGACTGTGCCTCCCAGTTCAGGACTCCTTCATCTTACATTAGCCATCTGGAGACTCACCTGGGCTTCAGCCTCAAGGACCTGTCCAAGCTGTCGGTGCACCACCTTCTGGAGCAGCAGGCTGTCTCCAAGGTGATAATGGACAAAGTGCCATACGGCAGCCCCCTGCTGAACTTGACATCTCTCGATGAAGACCTTAGCCCTGGCTCTATCTACCAGTGCAGACTTTGCAATCGGACGTTTGTCAGCAAGCATGCAATCAAGCTACATTTAAGCAAAACTCATGGAAAGTCACCAGAAGACCACCTGATGTTTGTCACAACATTGGAGAAAATAGCAAAGAGCAACAATGAAGCCACTGAGTGA